The Coccidioides posadasii str. Silveira chromosome 5, complete sequence genome has a segment encoding these proteins:
- the CAP2_2 gene encoding F-actin-capping protein subunit beta (BUSCO:402255at4751~EggNog:ENOG410PH9Y~COG:Z~BUSCO:11161at33183), translating to MADTQFDSALDLLRRLSPRDTKRNLQYITTLVPDLTEDLLASVDQPLEIRRCRRSQRDYLLCDYNRDGDSYRSPWSNEFDPPLDDGTVPSERVRKMEVAANEAFDVYRELYFEGGVGSVYFWDLDDDGFAGVVLLKKGITPGSKNSGAWDSIHVFEATDRGRICHYKLTSTVILHLSTGSEVLGDMDLSGNMTRQIEADMPIEGDASHVANVGRLVEDMELKMRNLLQEVYFGKAKDVVSELRSIQPLSETNRDRSAHRDMINSMMK from the exons ATGGCAGATACACAATTCGACAGTGCCCT AGACCTCCTCCGTCGCCTCTCCCCACGCGATACTAAGCGCAATCTTCAGTATATTACCACCCTCGTCCCAGACCTCACAGAAGACCTCCTCGCTTCCGTCGACCAGCCTCTCGAAATCCGACGCTGCCGCCGTTCACAAAGAGACTACCTCCTTTGCGACTACAATCGAGATGGCGATAGTTACCGCAGCCCTTGGAGCAATGAGTTTGACCCACCACTTGACGATGGCACGGTACCAAGCGAGAGAGTGAGGAAGATGGAGGTTGCGGCGAACGAGGCGTTTGATGTTTATCGAGAGTTGTATTTTGAAGGGGGTGTAGGGAGTGTGTACTTTTGGGACTTGGATGACGATGGGTTTGCCGGAGTGGTGTTGTTGAAGAAAG GGATCACACCGGGTTCTAAGAATTCAGGGGCTTGGGATAGTATTCACGTCTTTGAAGCCACAGACAGGGGACGTATATGTCACTATAAGCTTACGAGTACCGTCATCTTACATCTGTCCACCGGCTCAGAAGTACTTGGGGATATGGATCTGAGTGGTAATATGACCAGGCAGATCGAAGCCGATATGCCTATTGAAGGAGACGCTAGCCATGTGGCCAATGTCGGCCGGTTAGTGGAGGATATGGAATTGAAGATGAGAAATCTACTTC AGGAAGTATATTTCGGCAAGGCAAAAGATGTCGTCTCCGAGCTACGAA GCATACAGCCATTGTCCGAAACAAACAGGGACCGGTCCGCTCACAGAGATATGATCAATTCAATGATGAAATAG
- the MPH1 gene encoding 3'-5' DNA helicase (EggNog:ENOG410PH1A~COG:L~BUSCO:938at33183) encodes MADDGCSGLSDFITDDELFNEVTLNEVSDSQTGRPTKRRRLNSHEIDTDSTGRREIEEAGTDSDTFDPSLPPNSKTTGKGRKSNDDNPAARKPKTYTPKYHVDQKPLFVTQTQPSSSPSRIRGPRWKAPERNKPSTASKAKQKSPLPAIWGRKPSTIGSHGTNGKDIDAAIAASLRSFEEEQSARGDAEMLGDSIEEPGDTQVHAPPEKETIFDFEDIPDDAFDFEPEFTETADKEPILISSQPRPSQNTTRRPTASQSTSFRQTTLLGGFASSSSKRSSQPATQTWPSSSRNEPPTHHELNKDALRTWIFPKNLGSRREYQFNIAHRALFHNLLVALPTGLGKTFIAATVMLNWFHWTKDAQIVFVAPTKPLVSQQVDACFHIAGIPRSQTTLLTGNTPPGVRAEEWRSKRVFFMTPQTIVNDLKTGIADPKRIVLLVVDEAHRATGAYAYVEIVKFLQRFNNSFRVLALTATPGATVEAVQEVIDGLSISRIEIRTEKSLDIRGFVHQRNVETITFENSRDMITSMELFAKALQPVVDRLRNQNAYWGRDPMALTPFGLTKARQEWNSSPAGRAASWPVKGTINSMFTVLASLAHAIDLLKYHGIGPFYRNLVSFEDSVLKEKKGGKCASQIVADGNFKVLMSKLRSWTNTEEFIGHPKLEYLRRAILNHFLDAGGKNDGDSEGSDSNTRVMIFSHFRDSAEEIVRVLRKHQPFVRPHVFIGQANAKGSEGMDQKTQLEVVGKFKTGTYNTIVATSIGEEGLDIGEVDLIICYDGHSSPIRMLQRMGRTGRKRAGNIILLLSKGKEEESYSKAKDNYEKMQQLIASGSRFTFHTDKSSRIVPQDIQPEAEEKMIEIPIENSQLGLPEPAKRSRAPKRPPKKFHMPDGVEKGFTKASRLGRTNTDSNGHRKRKRVVRTPSPELEEFPDLGDLCANQSQELADDPDFQEVAGKQISRLRMDVYPEHQRSLRPTGFIEHGKYTRRVVKTFRKISKLGFDCEAQYRAIVGDPDDDGEGLEGLSTDREDDPQSITAHQSREQPPRVEKRCGTEELSSLDIEAFFPNLTWPARPEAPRPESDGTDNGNQKPSQRKKRYMISDDSDVSE; translated from the coding sequence ATGGCCGACGACGGCTGTTCTGGACTAAGTGATTTCATCACCGACGACGAGCTCTTCAATGAAGTCACTCTCAACGAGGTGTCGGATTCCCAAACCGGCCGGCCGACAAAGCGTCGCCGCTTAAACAGCCATGAGATAGACACGGACAGCACAGGGAGGAGGGAGATCGAGGAAGCCGGTACGGATTCTGACACTTTCGATCCTTCCCTGCCTCCGAATTCGAAGACGACGGGCAAAGGTAGGAAGAGCAACGACGATAACCCCGCTGCGCGAAAGCCCAAGACGTATACTCCAAAGTACCATGTTGACCAGAAGCCTTTGTTTGTCACCCAAACTCAACCTTCATCGAGCCCGTCAAGGATTCGAGGACCCCGGTGGAAAGCGCCGGAACGCAACAAGCCCTCTACGGCCTCGAAGGCAAAGCAGAAATCCCCGCTTCCAGCAATCTGGGGAAGGAAACCGTCAACGATCGGGAGTCATGGAACGAATGGAAAAGATATCGATGCCGCTATCGCTGCATCACTTCGATCATTTGAGGAAGAGCAATCGGCTCGTGGTGATGCCGAAATGTTAGGTGATTCAATAGAAGAGCCGGGTGATACTCAAGTACATGCACCTCCTGAAAAGGAGACCATCTTTGACTTTGAAGATATCCCGGATGATGCTTTTGATTTTGAGCCGGAATTCACCGAAACCGCGGATAAAGAACCGATCTTGATTTCGTCCCAGCCACGGCCGTCGCAGAACACAACGCGCCGCCCAACCGCTTCCCAAAGCACGAGTTTCCGTCAGACGACTCTGCTGGGCGGCTTCGCCAGCAGTAGCAGTAAACGATCATCTCAACCCGCTACGCAGACTTGGCCATCATCCTCCCGGAACGAACCTCCAACCCATCACGAACTGAACAAGGACGCCCTTCGCACCTGGATTTTTCCAAAGAATCTTGGCAGCAGGAGGGAATACCAGTTCAATATCGCTCACAGGGCACTATTTCATAACCTCCTGGTCGCGCTGCCAACTGGCCTAGGGAAGACGTTTATTGCCGCTACGGTTATGCTGAATTGGTTTCACTGGACAAAAGACGCTCAGATTGTATTCGTTGCTCCGACGAAGCCCCTTGTATCACAGCAGGTGGACGCTTGTTTCCATATTGCGGGAATACCTCGCTCGCAGACGACGCTACTCACCGGCAATACCCCACCAGGTGTGAGGGCCGAAGAATGGCGGTCGAAACGGGTGTTTTTCATGACGCCTCAAACGATAGTGAATGATTTAAAAACGGGAATCGCCGACCCGAAGCGCATTGTCCTCCTGGTCGTTGATGAAGCCCACCGTGCAACGGGAGCTTACGCGTATGTCGAGATTGTCaagtttcttcaaaggtTCAACAACAGCTTCAGAGTACTAGCGCTGACTGCTACCCCCGGCGCAACCGTCGAAGCAGTCCAAGAGGTAATTGACGGGCTAAGCATATCGAGAATTGAAATACGAACGGAAAAGTCTCTTGATATTCGCGGCTTCGTTCATCAACGGAACGTCGAAACGATAACTTTTGAAAATTCAAGAGATATGATAACTTCGATGGAGCTCTTTGCCAAGGCGTTGCAGCCGGTGGTTGATAGACTTCGAAATCAGAATGCCTATTGGGGTAGGGACCCGATGGCTCTCACGCCTTTCGGTCTAACCAAGGCCCGACAGGAGTGGAATTCCTCCCCGGCAGGGAGAGCGGCATCTTGGCCTGTTAAAGGGACAATCAATTCAATGTTTACTGTGCTCGCCAGCCTTGCGCACGCGATCGATTTGTTGAAGTATCATGGAATTGGCCCGTTCTACAGAAACCTTGTCTCGTTCGAAGATTCGGTtttgaaggagaagaaaggcGGCAAATGCGCTTCTCAGATCGTTGCAGATGGTAATTTCAAAGTTTTGATGAGCAAATTACGGTCCTGGACCAATACTGAGGAATTTATCGGACATCCTAAGCTTGAGTATCTGAGACGGGCTATTCTGAATCATTTTTTAGATGCTGGGGGGAAGAACGATGGAGATAGCGAAGGGTCGGACTCGAATACTCGCGTCATGATATTCAGTCACTTTCGCGATAGTGCGGAGGAGATAGTCCGAGTCCTCAGAAAGCATCAGCCGTTTGTACGTCCTCATGTTTTCATCGGGCAGGCAAATGCGAAGGGATCGGAAGGGATGGATCAAAAGACGCAATTGGAAGTTGTAGGGAAGTTCAAGACTGGAACCTACAACACTATTGTGGCGACGTCCATTGGCGAGGAAGGTCTAGATATTGGCGAAGTCGACTTGATTATTTGCTACGACGGTCACTCATCACCCATTCGAATGTTGCAAAGAATGGGACGCACCGGCAGGAAAAGAGCGGGGAATATCATCCTTCTATTATCAAAggggaaggaagaagaatcatACAGCAAAGCAAAAGATAACTACGAGAAGATGCAGCAACTGATTGCTTCTGGGTCAAGGTTCACGTTTCACACCGATAAATCTTCGCGAATAGTCCCTCAAGATATTCAGCCGGAAGCTGAagaaaagatgattgaaATTCCAATTGAGAATTCTCAGTTGGGCCTACCAGAACCTGCAAAGCGTTCTCGCGCGCCGAAACGGCCTCCAAAGAAATTCCACATGCCTGATGGTGTCGAAAAGGGTTTTACAAAGGCTTCGCGCCTCGGGCGTACGAACACAGACTCTAATGGTCAtcgaaaaaggaagagggtTGTTCGCACCCCTAGCCCTGAGCTTGAGGAGTTTCCGGACCTTGGTGATTTGTGTGCGAATCAAAGCCAGGAATTAGCGGATGACCCGGATTTTCAGGAAGTAGCTGGCAAGCAGATCTCGCGCCTCCGAATGGACGTATACCCGGAACATCAAAGATCTCTTCGGCCAACAGGATTCATAGAGCATGGAAAGTACACCCGCCGGGTGGTCAAGACCTTTCGAAAGATATCAAAATTAGGGTTTGACTGTGAAGCCCAATATAGAGCAATAGTAGGTGACCCTGATGATGACGGAGAAGGTCTCGAGGGATTATCTACGGACCGGGAGGATGATCCTCAGTCTATCACAGCACATCAGTCTCGCGAGCAACCTCCTCGAGTGGAAAAGCGTTGCGGCACGGAAGAGCTTAGCTCATTAGATATCGAAGCATTCTTCCCAAATTTGACATGGCCCGCACGTCCGGAGGCACCGCGCCCTGAGTCTGATGGAACGGATAACGGGAACCAGAAGCCATCCCAGCGAAAAAAACGCTATATGATCAGTGATGATAGTGATGTGTCTGAATAG
- a CDS encoding uncharacterized protein (SECRETED:SignalP(1-23)~EggNog:ENOG410PYXG) — protein sequence MKYSGVVALSLVAAASAASSTMALSPTASCALACPEGDVCCQAACVGVPCPDDAMANKTVQCAAQCDQGNGSPAAIEAYAKCQSDCIKTYFFTGSATLPVATPPPSSPSNSAPADGGNGGSSTPGATGGAGGSDGASGSATGSPTGTGSEPTGTSTEAPANSNAAAALTGSSATLFGLVLAAFAL from the exons ATGAAGTACTCCGGtgttgttgctctctctctcgttGCTGCAGCGTCTGCTGCCTCCTCGACTATGGCACTCTCCCCAACCGCCAGCTGCGCTCTCGCGT GTCCTGAGGGAGACGTCTGCTGCCAGGCTGCGTGTGTTGGTGTGCCATGCCCTGACGATGCAATGGCCAACAAGACCGTCCAGTGCGCCGCTCAGTGCGACCAGGGCAACGGAAGCCCAGCTGCCATTGAGGCCTATGCCAAGTGTCAATCTGACTGCATCAAGACCTACTTCTTCACCGGCTCTGCTACGCTTCCCGTTGCCACTCCccctccttcttctccttccaACAGCGCCCCCGCTGATGGTGGAAACGGTGGCTCGTCCACCCCTGGTGCTACTGGCGGTGCTGGTGGCTCTGACGGTGCTAGTGGAAGTGCTACCGGATCTCCAACTG GAACTGGCTCTGAGCCAACCGGTACTTCAACCGAAGCTCCCGCCAACAGCAACGCTGCTGCAGCTCTGACTGGCTCCTCTGCCACTCTCTTCGGCTTGGTTCTCGCTGCCTTTGCCCTCTAA